The stretch of DNA TCTGTTGTTATTCCAGAATCTTTGTTATAACTCCCGAACCTACTGTCCTTCCGCCTTCGCGGATGGCGAACCTTAATTCCTGTTCCATGGCTATCGGCATTATCAGTTCCACTTCTATTGTTACC from Candidatus Goldiibacteriota bacterium encodes:
- a CDS encoding elongation factor Tu; translated protein: VTIEVELIMPIAMEQELRFAIREGGRTVGSGVITKILE